The sequence below is a genomic window from Verrucomicrobiia bacterium.
CGGCCAGGGATTGCTGCTGGAACTGCTCACTCGCCTGCTGCTGGCCTGGCTCAAACCACGCGCGGAGGATTGATGCACTTTCCCATCGCCGGCGTAGTTATCAATCCATTTTATCTGATCGGCGTGGGCTTTATTGTCGGCATCTTGGGCGGCTTTTTCGGCGTTGGGGGCAGCTTTTTGGCCGGTCCCGCCCTCTTTGCCGCCGGTGTGCCGATGAATTTTGTGGTGGGCACTGACCTGGCCCATATCGTGGGAAAATCAATCGTGGCGGCGCGCAAACATCGCGCGTTGGGCAACATCGATATCAAGCTGGGCTCGATTATGGTGGGCGGCACGATCGCCGGTGTGGAGGCCGGAGCGCAATTGATCCAAGCCTTGAAGCGCGCTGCAGATATCGACGCGGTCGTCGGCTGGACGTTTGTGGTGATCCTGACCGGCATTTCCGTGTTTATGAGCTGGGAGAGCATCAAGACCCTGCGCTCGCATGGCCCAGGGGGGCGCTCACGACCGGGGGCGCATCCATCTGGCCGCGATCATTCCGCAGCGGCCCACATTTGGCGCGCGGTGCATCGGATTAGTCTGCCCCCGCATATCAGCCTGCCGGTCTCGGGGATTAAGCGCATCTCAATTTGGGCGGTGTTGCTGGTGGCTTTTGTCGGTGGTTTCTTCAGCGGGTTTTTGGGTGGCGGCGCCGGCTATATCCGGATGCCGTGTTTTATTTATCTTTTGGGCATACCCACTCATATCGCTATTGGAACAGACCTCTTTGAGATCATCATCTCCGCCAGTTATGGCACTCTCACACACGCTCTTAAAGGCAATGTCGATATCCTCATTGCCCTGGTCATGCACACCGGCGCCGCTATTGGCGCTCAAATGGGCGCTACCCTGACCCAGTATTTCGTCGGCCCTCGCATCCGCCTGGCGTTCATCCCGCTGCCCATTATCGGAGCGCTCATCATGATCCATGGCCTCATGATGGGACACCACGGCCACTGATTCCCTGCTCATGAGCGCCACAATAGAAAAGAAAACAGATGCAGGCCCGCTCCGAATGCTCCTGTGCAGCGATGGCTCGGAGCAAGCGGACCGCGCCGTCCGCGTGGGCGCCGCCATCGCCGCCGGATGCCAGGCCGCGGTCACGTTGCTGGGGATTGTGGAAAACCCTGGCAATTTCAATTCCATTCTCGAGTCGCTCAAGCGCGGACAAGCTCTGCTGGAAGATAAGAAAATCCATGCCGAACTCATCACCAAGGCGGGCGAGCCGCTCGAGGAGATTATCCACCGAACGGAAGAGGCCGCCTATGACCTGGTGGTCATTGGCGCCGTGCGCAAGGAAACCCGCGGCTTATTCTGGATGTCCTCCAAATCCTACAAGATCATCAAAGAAATCAAGCCCCCCGTGCTCATCGTTGCGGGCCAGGTCGCCACTATCAAGCGGGTGCTCATTTGCAGCGGCGGCAAGCGCTATATCGATGACGCCGTCCGGTTGACCGGCCAAATTGCCCATGGCGCCCAGGCCGTCGTGACGCTGTTGCACGTGATGCCTGAGCCCCCGGCTATTTTTGCGGGCCTGCCTCGAATCGAACAGACCTCCGCCTGGTTGCTCGAATCCCCTTCGGAACTGGGCCGTAATTTGCGGCACGAAAAAGAGATGCTCGAATCCATGGGAGTGACCGCCGAGGTCCGCCTGCGCCATGGGCCGGTCTTGGAAGAAATTCTGCGCGAGGTGCAACGCGGTGATTATGACCTGGTGGTGACCGGGTCGGCACTCAGCCGCAGCTTGCGCACCTACATGTTGGGCGATATCAGCCGTGAAATCGTCAACCGCGCCAACCGCGCCGTCCTGGTCGTGCGCAGCCGCCACAAACCCCTTGTCCCATCGTGGCGATTGCCAAGCTGGTTCGGGGGCGGGCAACGCTCTAAACCGTTAGCAGATTAGCATTGGCATTCGACCCGCCCCGTGCTACATACACCCTCCGCTTGGAACTTTGAGCGGATTGAAACAACCGAATAAACAGGAATTTTGATTTATGTCACAACACCGGAGTTTGCGCGCCGCCGCCACCTTGGGGGGCAAACGCAATGTGCTGAAACGCTTTGAACGATTGGAGTTGTTGAAAAAGCGCGGTCAATGGAAACCGGGTGATCGCATCACCGGCTTGCGCAAAACCAAGGGCGAGGCCTAAGACCTGTATTCTGGTTCGTTTGCAAAAATATCTTGCCGATGCCGGGATTGCTTCCAGGCGGGCCGGGGAGCAGATGATTCTGGAGGGACGCGTGGCGGTCAACGGCCAATCCATCACGGCTTTAGGCGCCAAGGTCGATGAGGCGCATGACCAGGTCTCGGTCGATGGCCAACTCGTCCGCCCGAAACGCAAAATTTATCTCGCGTTGAATAAGCCGCGCGGGTTGGTTTGCTCACGAAAAGACGAATTCGAGCGCCCGACAATTTACGGGCTGCTGCCCAGAGAATGGGGCCACTTGCACTCGGTTGGACGGTTGGATTTCAATAGCGAGGGCCTGCTCTTTCTGACCAATGACGGCCAGTTGAGCCTGCGGCTGACCCATCCACGCTACGGCATGCACAAGCGCTACCTGGCAACCGTCGAGGGCCGGGTCCAGGAGCAGACCTTGCGCCTGTTCACGCGCGGAATCTCGCATCAGGGCGAAAAACTGAAGGCCGAAAAGGCGCGAATCATTTCCGCCGGAACCTCTCAAAGTGTCGTTGAACTCGATTTAGCTGAAGGCAAATATCGCGAAGTGCGGCGGCTCTTCGAGTCCCAGGGCATTTCTGTGAAGCGTTTGCAACGCATTCAGATTGGCAACATCAAATTGGGCGAGCTGCGCCCGGGCAGATGGCGGACATTGACATCAGCCGAAATTAAATCTCTACTGAGCTAAGTTATGAAAATGACCTGTTGGCTTTTTTTAAGCACGATGCTTTCGACCGGCTTGCTGGCTCAGCAGGCGACCGACGCGCCGCCCGCTGCGCCCATCCAGAGCCCCGAGTTGGCCCCAGCCATTACCAATGCCCCCGGCCCAACCCAGGAGAACTCGACAAACGCCCCGGCCGTCAAAGCGCCCAAACGCAAACACTCTCCCAGGAAACACAGCGCAAGTGCCGCCAGAAAAAAAGACCCCGCCGCTGAATTGAGAACGGTGCCGCTGGTAGCCGGCCCGGCGGTCGTGGATGCCAACCATGTCAATGTGCGCGGGCAAGCCAAACTGAAGAGCGAAGTGGTCACGCGATTGAGCAAAGGCCAGACCGTCACGGTGCTGGAAGAGATTACTCGAAACCACTCAGGACCCAGCGAACCCTCCGCCTGGGCCAAAATCCTTCTGCCAACCAATACGCATGTTTGGGTCAAGTCCTCCTATATCGACGCGACAAACCAAACGGTTCTGGCCAGGAAACTCAATCTGCGCAGCGGCCCCGGGGAGAATTATAGTGTGTTGGGCCGATTGAAGCGCGGGGATTCCGTCAAGGCCGTTGGGGCTAAGAACGACTGGACGCAAATCGAACCGCCGGCTGATGCCTACGCGTTTGTCGCCGCCCAATTCCTGAAGCAGGAGCCGGCGGAGACTGCGCCAACGCCTGCCGCCCCTGCCGAACCGCCCGCTGCCCCGGCGACCGTCGCCGAGGCCACTCCGCTGGCCCCTGCTCCTGCCGCTAACCCGGCTCCGGCGCCGGCCATCGAGAACCCGGCTCCAACCAATGCCCCGCCAGAAACGCCGATGGTTACAACTCCAGCGCCCGAGGAGCCGCCACCCAAGCGCATCGTGCAGCACGAAGGCGTGGTGCGCGGCACCTTCAGCATCCAGGCCCCCACGCATTTCGAGCTCATCAGCCCTGAAAATGGCCGGGTGATTGATTATCTCTACACCACCTCGCCAAACCTCGACCTGCGCCGCTACAAAGGCTTGCGCATCATCGTCACGGGCGAGGAAGCCCTCGAAGAACGCTGGGGAAATACACCCGTCATTACCATCCAGAAAATTCAGGTCCTGGACGATTTTTCCCCGCTGCCTAATGGCGCCGGCCAACCTAATTGACGGGCGCGCCATCGCTCGCCAACTCCAGAGCGAATTGGCCGGACGCATTGCCACTCTCAAATCGCGCGGCATCGAGCCGGGCCTGGCTTTCGTGCGCGTCGGCGAAGACCCCGCCTCCAAAGTCTATGTTGGCCGGAAGGAAAAGACGTGCCACGAATTGGCTATCTATTCCGAAACGCACGTACTCCCCCAGAGCGCCAGCGAAGCGGAGTTGCTGGCATTAATCTCCAGGCTCAACGTCAATCGGCGCCTGCACGGAATTCTGGTTCAAGCGCCGCTCCCGGCCCACATTCGCGCCTCGCGCGTTTATTCGAGCCTGTCGCCCGAGAAGGACGTCGATGGTTTTCATCCGGTCAATATGGGAAAGCTGATGTTGGGTGATACTACCGGGTTCGTGCCGTGCACTCCGGCGGGCATTCGCGAGTTGCTCACGCGCTCTGAAATCACCATCAGCGGCGCGGAGGTGGTCATTTTAGGGCGCGGTAACATTGTCGGCAAACCGATGGCGGCCCTGTTGTGCCAAAAAGAAAAAAATGCCAACGCCACCGTAACGTTGTGCCATTCGGGCACGCGGGACATCGGGACGCATTGCCAGCGGGCGGACATCCTGATCGCGGCGATGGGGGTCGCGCAGTTCGTCAAATCCGATATGGTCAAGCCGGGCGCAGCAGTGATTGACGTTGGAGTCAATCGAATCGTTGATGCTTCAGCCCCAAGCGGCTCGCGTTTGGCAGGGGATGTGGATTTCGCGGCCGTGCAACCGATTGCCGGCAAGATCACCCCCAACCCAGGCGGCGTTGGGCCCATGACCATCGCCATGCTGATGCACAATACCGTCCGGGCTGCCGAGTCCAGTGTGCAATCAACTTCCACCAGATGAGCCTTTCCTCCTGAACCAACTGCAGCCGCCCAGCTCTCAACGTCAATGCAAAACCCTCCTCCCCGAATCTGATGCAAGCCACCCGAATCCTCCCTGATTTGCAATGCTCACTCTTGTGCGAAGAAATCCGCCAGGAAGTCACTGGCAATTTTTTTCTCATCGGCGTGATTAATTTCATTCGAGTCCCCCAACTGCCCGTTGTGGCTCTCAAGCTCAGTTTATTCAATCGCTGGACTGCCGGAGTCGGGCAATTCACCGAAACGGTTCGTTTCATCGCGCCGGACCAAACGACGGTGCTGCGCAAAGGCGAAGTGAAATTCCAGTTGCAGGATGCGACGCTTCACGCGACCAATGTCACCGTTTTCGGCCAGGTCGAATTGAAGGCCGCAGGCGCTTACTACGTCGAAGTCCTCGTCGATGATGTCATGAAGATTCGCTACCCTCTCTCGGTCATCGTCACACCCCCTAACCAGCCGCCGCAGGCCCCGCCACCGCAGACGCCTGCCTCCTGAAGGCCCTGGCGACAGCCGCCGCCCCACCGCTGACCCAGCACTTAACATTTTGCCGCTGAAGCCTGTCGCCGAGCGGCAATTGATGTTAGAACATGAACAGATATGGACTCAGAGCCCTTGGCCTGGCAACCGCTGACCCCTCGATGCATCGCCGCTTTCGCGCGCGCCTCGTTTGGCCGGCTGTGGCTCATTCAGTTTGTGGTGAGTCTGCTTGCAGCCGGAGTCGTGGTTTGGTTCGTCAAAACGGATTGGTATCCCGTGATTGCCGAGGCGATTGGACAACTGCCCCCGCAGGGCCAGGTTCGCTCGAGCCGGCTGCTTTGGAATGCCGATTCACCCGTCAGCCTGGCCGAGAATCGGTTCCTGGCCCTCACCGTGGACCTTAACCATACTGGTGAGGTCCGTTCGCCCGCGCATCTGCAGGCCGAGTTTGGAACCAGCGATATAAAATTGATTTCGTTATTCGGTTTTCTGGAGTGCCCTTATCCGCGTGGCTACGTTGTCCCTTTCAACCGGACGGACCTGGGGGCGTGGTGGGGCGCCTGGGGCCCCATCCTGCTGGCCATAACCGCAGGCGCCGTCGTGCTCTGGCTTTTTTGTTCCTGGTCACTCCTGGCGACGGCCTACTGTTTGCCGGCCTGGTTGCTCGGCTTTTTTGCCAATCGCGATTTAACCCTGGCCGGCAGTTGGCGTTTGGCAGGCGCGGCCTTGATGCCCGGTGCGCTGTGGCTGATCGGGGCCATCCTCCTCTACGGCCTGGGTTGGCTGGATTTAGTGCGCTTGATGGTGGCTGGAGCAATCCATTTTGTTATTGGCTGGATTTATCTTGGTTTTGCAACCTTCAACGCTCCACGCCATCCCGTCGCAACGGAGCCTGCGGGCAATCCATTCGGCAAAACAGAAAACCCAACAGGTCATTGAATGTTCATCCGGCTTTGTTTAGTGTCCTCCTATGACTCGTTCGGCTGGTCTGGTTCGTGTTGCCCTAGGTCTGCTGCTCATTTTTTCCCTGGGCGGCTGCATGCCCGCAGCCAGCCAGTTGGATGAAGAACGAGAACCCCACTTCCTCGCCGGCAAAAGCCGAATCAGCACGATGGATTTTCAGGGGGCGATGGAGGCCTTCGAACAGGCCCTTCAGGTCAATCCCCAATCGGCTTCTGCTCATTTCGAACTCGCCTGCCTTTGCGACCAAAAAGAGTCCGACCCCGCCGCCGCTATTTATCATTATGATTGTTACCTCAAGCTGCGCCCGGGCGCTGAGAATGCCGGGGTGGTCAAAGAGCGCATTATGAAATGCAAACAGCAGTTGGCGCAAACCGTCTCTCTGGGGCCAGTGTCCGAAAAAGTGCAGCACGACCTGCAAGAACTCACGCAGGAGAATCAAAGACTCACCGAACAAAATCGGGTTTTGAAAGCTCAACTGGATAGCTGGCAAGCTTACGCCGCGCGCCTCGATGCGCTCACCAACCAACCACCCGCTGCCATCCCATCCAGAGCCCCTTCTCTTGTCGCTGCGCCTATTCCAACCAACCTTGCCGAGGCTCCCACTGCGCCAACCACTCACCGCACCCACACCGTCAAACCCGGCGAAACCCCCATCCTCATCGCAAAGAGATATGGAATCCGGCTCAACGCTCTCCTGGCCGCCAACCCGGGACTCGACCCGCGCCGATTGCGCGTCGGCCAGAACTTGAACGTGCCCGGTCGATGAAAGGAAAAAAAATCAAAAAAATCTTTGAACAATTCGTCAAGGCGTTAGTCAAAATCCAAATGGCTTCTTGCGTCCTCATGCGGAGCTTGGCGCAGGGAGAGCAGTGTAAGCGGGTGGCAAAGCAGTCTTGCTTTTCTCACCCCTGGACAATGAAAAAAATCTAAAAGATTTATTTGACGTGCTCGCGCAATTTGGATAAAACCTTACAGGATTTAAATTGTTCGCACACTCTCTTTGGGTGTAAAAGAACGCGAAATCAGAACCTATGAAAAAAATCGTTGCCTCCGTCGGTTTGGTTGCGCTCGGCGCGTCTGCAATTCAATCTGCCTGTGCCCAGGATTTGGGGACTCCGGATACCTCGAAGCCCTGGAGCATCTCGGTCGCGCTCCGTGGCTTTTATGATGATAACCCGGGCACACTCCCGAACGATACCCCCACTCCCGCGGGGTACCATCGAAGCTCGTTCGGTTTCCAGGTGAGCCCCCAGGCCGCCTTGGCGTGGTCTGTGGAGAATACCACTGTGAGCCTCGGTGTGCTTTATTCGATGATTTATTACGAGAATAAACCCGTCTTCAGCACCAGCCATATCGACCAGGATTTCACCTTCACCGGCAACCTCACCCACGATTTCAGCGAACAACTCCATGCGCGGGTCACGGATTCGTTCGTGATCGGCCAGGAACCTGACATGCTGCGCGCCGGCAATGCGTTCTCCACGTTTTATCGCGTCTCAGGCGACAACATCCGCAACTACGGCACCATCGCTTTGGATGCCCAGCTTACGCCTGTGTTTGGGCTGAGCCTGGGCTACGATAATGCCTATTACCATTATGTGGCCAATGGGGCGACCGCTGTGCCAGTGGGCCCCTTTGAGGATGTCATTCAACCCAGTATCGCCGGTGTGCTGAATCGGGATGAGAATCGCGCTCACATCGAGGGCACATTCCAACTGCAACCCGAGACCAAGGCCCTTTTGGGGTATCAATTCTCTGATTTCGATTACATGGGTGATGAATACATCGGTGGGTTCATTCCGGCGTTTGGCCCTCCAGTTGGCCTCATCACCAGCCGGATGCGCGACAACCGCGAGCACACGGTTTATGTGGGTATCGAGCACAATTTCCTGCCGAACTTAACCGCAGCCGTTCGCGCCGGCGGCAGCTATACGGATTATTATAACGATCCCAGCACCAAGGCCAGCTACACGCCTTACGTGAACGCGACACTGAAGTACACCTACGCTCCGGGCAGCTTCATCGAGGGCGGTTTTTCTTATGACCGCAATGCAACCGACATTGTCGGTTTCAGTTTCAACGGAACCGGTAGTGATTTCACGACCGATGCCGAGTCAGCGGTGGTGTTCCTGACGCTGCAGCATCAGCTTCTGGGCAACCTCTTTTTGAACCTCAACGGCCAATTCCAGAACTCGATTTACAACGGCGGCGCGTTCAACAACGACGCCGAACAGTTTTACATGGCGGGCATCGACCTGCAGTACCGGTTCACCGCCTTCTTCTCGGGCGATGTTGGTTACAGCTATGACCGGTTGGAATCCAGCATCATGGGCCGTGCCTTTGATGAGAATCGAGTTTACGTTGGCGTTACCGCCACATATTAGTTTAGGATTGATGTAGTAACCGGGGGGCTGGGCTAAAACTAGCCCCCCTTTTTATTGACGTTATATGGATCCATCGAAAACACCACCGCCGCAGGAGGCCAAGCTTCACTTCCTGGATTATTGGCGCATTATTCGTATTCGCAAGACGGTCATCCTGGCGGTTTTTTTGCTGGTAGTGATTACCGCCACCCTGGTGACATTCATTCTGCCCGAGTCGTTCTCAAGCAAGGCCCGCATTAAAGTCGAGCGCGACCAGACGGACATCTCCGGGGTGATGGGCAACCAGCCAATGCTGGGCGTTTATGATCCTTATTTCATCCAAACCGAGTTCGAAGTGATCCAATCCGAGGTTATCCTCGGCGATGTCATCAAGGACCTCAATCTGCAGGAAACCTGGGGCAAGAAATATAATAATGGGCAGCCCTTCACGCGCACTGAGGCCATGACCTGGATCAAAAACCATTTGGATTTGCGGCCCGTCCGCAACACCAGCCTCATCGAGATCGTCTATTACAGCGAGAGCCCCCAGGAGGCCTCCGACCTTGCCAACAAAATCGCTGAAACTTATCGCAAGCACCGTGTGCAAGAGCGCCAGAGCCTGACTCAGGGCGGCATTAAAGCCCTCGAAGAGCGCATCGGCGAACAGGAGAGCACAGTGGACAAGCAGCAGCAGGTCGTCGATGACCTGCGCGATAAACTTAAGATTTCCGACCCCCTCGGCTCATCGGAGGCCCCAACCATGATGCTCTCGGCGGAAACCTTGCGCCACATTGAAGGAATTCGCATCGAAAGCCAGGCTGAGTTCGTTGGGGCCAAGACGTTGCTGGACAGCTTGAAGGGCCTGCCTCCCGACAAACTGGCCCAGGCTATTCCGACCACCGGGGTGCAGGACTCCCTGTTGTCGGGGTTGCTCGAACAATTGACCCTTGCCGATCAAAAGCTGGTTGCCGCTGAGAAGCAATTAGGGCCAAAGAACACAGAGTATGCGACCATCAGCGCTCAGGTCGATGACATCAACAAGAAGATTAGAGAACGTGTGGACGGTATTGTCCTTGGGCTGGACATCAAGGCTGGCGCGCTCCAGCAGCGCCTGATTGACTTGAGCAACGAGGTCACCGCAGCGACCCAAAAGGACATCAACAAGTCCACCGAGAGCCGCCCGTATTGGGAAGCCAAGCGCAAACTCGAGGAGTACCAACGATTCCGCCAGGTCCTCTATATGAAGATCGCCTCGGAAAAGACCGAGTTGGATTTACCCAGGGCCTCGATGGTGGAAATTGTGGACCGCGCCGTGCCCGGCATCAAACCTGTTCGCCCCAACAAGACGCTCAATATAGCTTTAGGCATTATCATCGGGCTGGTGGTCGGGGTCGGGTTGGCCTTCTTCATTGAATACCTCGATACCAGCGTGAAGACCATCGACGATGTCGAACGCACCTTGGGCGCCCCCGTGCTGGGCGTTATCCCGCAGAATGTCGGCTTGCTCACCGAAGAGGGAGGAGAAAGCCCGCATGCGGAGGCCTATCGCGTGCTGCGCACCAATCTGCTATTCTCGCGAAAGGACGACAAGCTCAACACGGTGGCGGTCGTCAGCGCGGGCGCCGGCGAAGGCAAATCCACGACCGTGTTCAACCTGGCAGCCGTCTTTGCCCAGAGCGGCCAGCGGGTGCTCATGGTGGACTCCGACTTGAGGCGGCCCACCCTGCACAAGATGCTCCATGTCAGCAACAGCATCGGGCTGACCAATTATCTTCTGAAGCAAAACACGCTCGAAGAAGTCATCCAGACCTCCAATCTGCCGAGCCTCGACTTTATGGCGAGCGGCAAATTGCCGAGCAGCTCGCTGGGCATTCTCAGTTCGGCCCAGATGCGCGATTTGATCACTGAATTGAAGCAACATTATGACTTTGTCTTTTTCGACTCTCCCCCTGTCATGGGCGTGAGTGACGCCTCCATCCTGGCCAGCGAAGTCGATATGACCTTGCAAGTCATCCAGTATCGGCGGTACCCGCAACCGATGAATATTCGCGCCAAGCAGTTGATCGAGAAGGTAGGCGGCAACCTCATCGGCATCGTGCTGAACAACATCAATATGTCGCAGGATGAGAGCTACTATTATTACAGCGGGTATTACCACGATTATTACACGCATAATGAAGAGGAGCCCGCTGCGCCCGTAAAAGGCGGCAATGGCGAGAAAGACAAACTTGAAATCAAACAAAGATATTGAGAGTGAGATAGTGACATGACGAAGATGAGCGCAAGCAAGTTGGCGGGCGGTTGGAGGGCAGTGTGCGGTTTGGTGTTTGGCGTATTATTGCTGGCCGGATGCAAGAGCGGCGCGGGTGACCCGCGCTTCGCGGACATGCCGGGAGGGCCGGCTGGCTCCTCGGCGATTGCCTCGCCGGCAATTGCCGCCCCGGCTCCTGTCACAGGGGCCGCCATGGACCCAGGGTCCATGGACCAAACCAACGTCCTTGACGTGCTGCACCCCAATGACGCCGTGATTATCACGTTCAGCGATCTGCCAGTCCCACAGCCGCCCATCTCGGACCGGGTCAAGGAAGACGGCACCATTACTTTAATCCAGAACCAGACGTTCCAGGCCGCTGGCAAAACCCGCCGCGATTTGGAGAAGGAGATTCGCGCGCGGTATGTCCCGGATTACTTCAAGACCATGACCGTCCAAGTCGAGCATGCCGAACAGAGCCGGTTTTATTATGTGGGCGGTGAGGTGAAACTGCCTGCTCGCCAGATTTACATCAGCCGCATCACAGTCCTGAAGGCCATTCAATCTGCAGGTGATTTTACAGACTTTGCCAGAAAACGAGGCGTCGTTTTGACCCGCGCCAATGGCAAGACGGTCACAGTCAATTGCGTTCGGGCCCAGCGGCATCCGGAACTGGACCTCGAGATTTTTCCTGGAGACAAAATCTGGGTGCCGCGCCGCAATCCGTTCTGGTAATGGTCCAATTCAAAATCCTGTCCGGCAAACAGGCGGGCGCCACGTGGGTTGCCCGCCGTTTTCCTGTACAGGTTGGCCGCGGCTCACAGAACGGCCTGCGGCTTGAGGAAGATGGTGTTTGGGAGAAGCATTTCGTCCTGGATTGCGACGCGGCCGAAGGCTTCATTCTGAGAACGGAGGCCCAGGCCCTGGTGCGCGTCAACGGCCAGGCTGTCGAACGGCTTTCCCTGCGAAACGGGGACCTTGTCCAACTCGGTTCGGCCAGCCTGCAATTCTGGCTTGGGGATACCCGCCAAAGGGCGTTGGGGCTGCGCGAGGCGGTCTCCTGGGCGTCCATCTGCTTGGTTACCCTGGCCCAAATCGCCTTGCTTTACTGGCTCCTGCAATGAACGAACTCAGCGGATGGATTAATGCCTGAAATGCCGTATTCCTGTGAAGACCATGGCCAGGCCACGACTATCCGCCGCGGCAATAATCTCGGCATCCCGCACTGAACCGCCTGGCTGAATCGCCGCTGTGGCTCCCGCCTCGGCTGCTGCCACCAGCGCATCCGGAAAGGGAAAAAAAGCATCGCTGCATACGGTGCTGCCTGCAAGAGAGAGCCCGGCCTGGCCTGCCTTCCAAACTGCTAAACGGCTCGAATCAACCCGGCTCATCTGGCCTGCGCCAATGCCCAATGTCCGGTCTGCGGTTGCGTACGCAATCGCGTTGGACTTGACGTGCTTGACCACTCGCCAGCCAAATGACATCGCCTGCCATTCTGACTCGGTTGGTTGACGTTGCGTCACGACTTTGCCCCTTTCGCCCATAGCCGGTTTTGCGTCCGGTGCTTGCGCCAAATACGATTCGGCGCCCACACTGCGTATATCGAGACCTTCGGTACTATGAGGCGACCGGAGCATTCGCATCATGCGGAGGTTCTTCTTCTTTCTCAGCAAATCGAGGGCTTCGGGAGTGAAATCGGGGGCCACAATCACTTCGCTGAATATTTCCGCAATCGCCTCGGCAACGGCCAAATCGAGGATGCGATTGACAGAAATAATGCCGCCAAAGGGCGCTTGGCGGTCTGTCGCAAATGCCTTTTCCCAGGCCTCGCGCAAGGTAGCGCCCTGGCCAACACCGCAAGGATTGGTGTGCTTGAGAATCGCCAGGGCAGGGCCGTCGGCGGAAAACTCACTGATTAAGGCGGCAGCGGCTGTGAGGTCCAGAATGTTATTGTACGACAGCTCCTTGCCGTGCAGTTGCCGGAAGTACTCATGGAATCGGCCATAAAGACTGGCGCCCTGGTGTGGGTTTTCTCCGTAGCGAAGCGTTTGAGCTAACGGCGCATGGACCGCCAGAACACAAGGAAGACCTCCCGGCGCGACCACGTCAAAGCTTTTGCTAAAATAAGCGGCAATGGCGGCATCATACCCTGCCGTCCGTGCGAAGACCTTGGCTGCAAGCCTTCGCCGCAGGTCCAGGGTTGTATTGCCCTCGCGCTGAACTTGAGCAGCCACTTCCGCGTAATCAGCCGGGTCCACGACGACCGTGACGCTCTCGTGGTTTTTGGCCGCGCTGCGGAGCATCGAGGGGCCGCCAATGTCGATGTTTTCTATTGCCTCCTGGAGAGTCGCCTCAGGCCGGGCGACGGTCTGCTCGAACGGATACAGGTTCACTACCACGAGATCGATCGGCAGGATGCCATGCTCGCGAATGGCG
It includes:
- a CDS encoding sulfite exporter TauE/SafE family protein; this encodes MHFPIAGVVINPFYLIGVGFIVGILGGFFGVGGSFLAGPALFAAGVPMNFVVGTDLAHIVGKSIVAARKHRALGNIDIKLGSIMVGGTIAGVEAGAQLIQALKRAADIDAVVGWTFVVILTGISVFMSWESIKTLRSHGPGGRSRPGAHPSGRDHSAAAHIWRAVHRISLPPHISLPVSGIKRISIWAVLLVAFVGGFFSGFLGGGAGYIRMPCFIYLLGIPTHIAIGTDLFEIIISASYGTLTHALKGNVDILIALVMHTGAAIGAQMGATLTQYFVGPRIRLAFIPLPIIGALIMIHGLMMGHHGH
- a CDS encoding universal stress protein encodes the protein MSATIEKKTDAGPLRMLLCSDGSEQADRAVRVGAAIAAGCQAAVTLLGIVENPGNFNSILESLKRGQALLEDKKIHAELITKAGEPLEEIIHRTEEAAYDLVVIGAVRKETRGLFWMSSKSYKIIKEIKPPVLIVAGQVATIKRVLICSGGKRYIDDAVRLTGQIAHGAQAVVTLLHVMPEPPAIFAGLPRIEQTSAWLLESPSELGRNLRHEKEMLESMGVTAEVRLRHGPVLEEILREVQRGDYDLVVTGSALSRSLRTYMLGDISREIVNRANRAVLVVRSRHKPLVPSWRLPSWFGGGQRSKPLAD
- a CDS encoding small basic protein, which codes for MSQHRSLRAAATLGGKRNVLKRFERLELLKKRGQWKPGDRITGLRKTKGEA
- a CDS encoding pseudouridine synthase — protein: MQKYLADAGIASRRAGEQMILEGRVAVNGQSITALGAKVDEAHDQVSVDGQLVRPKRKIYLALNKPRGLVCSRKDEFERPTIYGLLPREWGHLHSVGRLDFNSEGLLFLTNDGQLSLRLTHPRYGMHKRYLATVEGRVQEQTLRLFTRGISHQGEKLKAEKARIISAGTSQSVVELDLAEGKYREVRRLFESQGISVKRLQRIQIGNIKLGELRPGRWRTLTSAEIKSLLS
- a CDS encoding SH3 domain-containing protein, with the translated sequence MKMTCWLFLSTMLSTGLLAQQATDAPPAAPIQSPELAPAITNAPGPTQENSTNAPAVKAPKRKHSPRKHSASAARKKDPAAELRTVPLVAGPAVVDANHVNVRGQAKLKSEVVTRLSKGQTVTVLEEITRNHSGPSEPSAWAKILLPTNTHVWVKSSYIDATNQTVLARKLNLRSGPGENYSVLGRLKRGDSVKAVGAKNDWTQIEPPADAYAFVAAQFLKQEPAETAPTPAAPAEPPAAPATVAEATPLAPAPAANPAPAPAIENPAPTNAPPETPMVTTPAPEEPPPKRIVQHEGVVRGTFSIQAPTHFELISPENGRVIDYLYTTSPNLDLRRYKGLRIIVTGEEALEERWGNTPVITIQKIQVLDDFSPLPNGAGQPN
- a CDS encoding tetrahydrofolate dehydrogenase/cyclohydrolase catalytic domain-containing protein, giving the protein MAPANLIDGRAIARQLQSELAGRIATLKSRGIEPGLAFVRVGEDPASKVYVGRKEKTCHELAIYSETHVLPQSASEAELLALISRLNVNRRLHGILVQAPLPAHIRASRVYSSLSPEKDVDGFHPVNMGKLMLGDTTGFVPCTPAGIRELLTRSEITISGAEVVILGRGNIVGKPMAALLCQKEKNANATVTLCHSGTRDIGTHCQRADILIAAMGVAQFVKSDMVKPGAAVIDVGVNRIVDASAPSGSRLAGDVDFAAVQPIAGKITPNPGGVGPMTIAMLMHNTVRAAESSVQSTSTR
- a CDS encoding LysM peptidoglycan-binding domain-containing protein, translating into MTRSAGLVRVALGLLLIFSLGGCMPAASQLDEEREPHFLAGKSRISTMDFQGAMEAFEQALQVNPQSASAHFELACLCDQKESDPAAAIYHYDCYLKLRPGAENAGVVKERIMKCKQQLAQTVSLGPVSEKVQHDLQELTQENQRLTEQNRVLKAQLDSWQAYAARLDALTNQPPAAIPSRAPSLVAAPIPTNLAEAPTAPTTHRTHTVKPGETPILIAKRYGIRLNALLAANPGLDPRRLRVGQNLNVPGR